In Desulfobacter hydrogenophilus, the genomic stretch GATTTTCTCCCATGTTCAAGGTGATACAGAGAAAGATGCTCTCTGTGAAAAAATGACTAAGATTCGGGAGATTCACCTTGCAGGCTTTGATGTGGCCCATGTGATTCATCGTCATGGAATGGATGAAAAAACTGCGTTCGAAGTAGAGGCTGCACTAATTGATGCATATCCAGGGCTTACAAATGTTATGACCGGGCATGGTAATTCTGATTTCGGAACTATGCACGCAAAGGAAATTATCAAACACTATTGTGCCGAAATTGCTGTATTTCATCACAAAGCCATTTTAATAAGTGTCAATCGAAGTGCTTCTGAAGTATCTTTATATGAGGCGACAAGATATGCATGGCGTCTTAACAAAAAAAAAGCAGAATTCGCAGACGTTATCTTGTCAACATTACAAGGGCTCATAGTAGGTGCCTTCGTCGCAGAAGAATGGCTTGATGCAACAGATAAAAATTTCCCTGGCAAAGAAAATATTCCAGGGCGCTATGGTTTTACTGGGAATGAGGCTTCAAAAGAAATTCGTGACCTATATGTTGACAAAAGGATTCCCGATAAATATCGCAAAAAAGGTGCTGCTAACCCAATAAAATATACATGGTAAAAAGCAGACCAGATAGAATATTGAGATGTAGTAGGCGGCCAGGGTGTTAAGCAGTTCCTTTAGGGGCTTTCCTACTATAATACTCTTTTCGAATACGAATACGCTTTATCATACCTCTGCTATGCAGAAGGTCGATGATTTTACCCACAGGAAGAAAATATGGTACAAAATACTCAATTAGCCCAATCTTATTGGCCACGGTCTGGTTATGACCAAAGGAACCGATCCCATGTCCCATTCCCGGGAGCCGAGTACGGTAAAATTATTCGCAGGGTCTCGCTTCCAAGCTCACAAGATGGAAGAAAAGTCACCCTTAGGGGGGGATGCGTGATGACGGATACAATGATTTTACGGGTTGAGTATGATAATAGCTTATCTGCGATCTCCATTGATGGAAAAATTTTATGGTCCGTTAGATTGCGCGACGCAGAGAATAAGCGGCCTCAGCATTGCTCGTTACCCGTGGCGCTTGAAGATGGTGCGTGTTTGGTTGCGCTTTCCGATAGTATTTGTGTATATGACGCCAACGGGCATCGTGTATTCCAAGAACAGATTTTTCTTCCTGATGACTCTGGTTGCGCGCCAAACATTACAAAAGCAGGACAAATTCTTTATTCAAGTATAAACGGAGAGATCTGGTGTGTTGACTCGATGGGAGTAAGAGAGGTTGGGTGTTTTGGTTATGATGTTCTTCCACCCGCAATCTATCCCGATAACTCGTTAGCTATAGCGGGTTATTATGGAGATGGATTTTGCCGCGTCAGTCTTGACGGCCAAATGGTCTGGAAAACGGAATTCAAAGAGGCGGATATGTTGCCAACGATTAATCAGGACAATATTGCTGCGGTTGGATCTAAGAATGATAAGAAGTCGGCTTTTTTTTCTCCTAATGGAACGCTTCTTGGTACGTACGCCAGAGCCTCTGTTTTTGCAGAATATTCTCCAGACTCATGGATTGCGCGTTCAGATAAATGGGTAGCGAAGTTAACTGTCGATGGGAGTGAGTGTTGGACGCATTCGCTGCGAGATGACACGAATTTGGGGCATTGTCAGCCGATTGTTGATAGTGAGGGAAGAATTTATTTGCTTGATGACGGTAAACTTCTGTGTCTTACCGGAGAGGGCGAGATCGTTTTTTCCACGGATGTCCATGGTAGCTCGTGGGGAGGACTTAGTTGTGTTTCCCCAGGAAAAATGGCCTATGTTGGAGCGGGAATGTTACAAATCATAGAGTAACAAGGTCAGTTTACTGAACAACAAACGTCTTTTCGGAAGTTATTAATAATTTAAGGAATATTGATGAAAAACAATTCCGGACAGAGTCTTTCCTCCGGCCTTTCGATTATACATTCCAACCATTTGGAATATTTAAAACAGGTGGCTGTAGAATGGATTAAGAACCATCCTTTACAGGTACTGGAGACTGAGCAATTTATTGTCCAGAGCAACGGTATGGCCCAGTGGCTGAAGCTGGCCCTGGCGGCCAACGAAGGGTGCGGTATCAGTGCAGGAATTGAGATGAAGCTGCCGGGTCGGTATGTGTGGGCGGCATACAGGGCGGTATTGGGCAGCGACACCATTCCCGAAGAATCTCCCTATGACAAAGATCGACTGATCTGGCGGATTTTCCGACTCTTGCCCATGCTTTCCGATGAATCCATTTTTGATCCTTTGAATCGCTTCCTTGAACAGGATAAGGATCTGCGCAAACGGAGCCAACTTGCCGGCCATCTAGCGGATCTTTATGACCAGTACCAGGTGTATCGGGCCGACTGGCTTGAAGATTGGGCCAAAGGACGTAACCATCTGGCCAGAGTGGCGGGAACGCCGGTTCCCCTGAATGAAAATCAGAAATGGCAAGCTGAACTCTGGCGCAGGATTAAGGCTGATGTCCCGGACGAATGTAGAACCATAGGCCGGGCCGATCTCCACCACAAATTTCTGGAAAAGGCTCGAACATTAGACGGACAGCGGCCCGGAGAATTGCCTCCCCGGGTCATTGTGTTCGGAATTTCATCCCTGCCTCGCCAGGTGCTGGAAACTTTGTATGCGGTATCCTCCATGTGCCAGGTTTTGCTTTTTGTCCATAATCCCTGCCGTCATTTCTGGGCCGACATCATTGAAGACAGGGAGCTTTTGCGTATTGAGCACGCCAGGCACAAAACCAAGGCTGGCATGCCCATTCCCCTGGCACCCGAACAGCTGCACCAGCATGCCAATCCCCTGCTTGCAGCGTGGGGGAAACAGGGGAGAGATTACATCGGCCTACTTTATGGGTATGACGAGCCGAAAAATTATGAAACAGATTTTTCTCAAATTGACCTGTTTGAAGATTTTACAGTACCAGGTGCCTACAATCCAATTTTGAAGCAGGTCCAGCAAGCTATTCTGGACCTTTCCCCGCTGCCCAGCGATGAGGAGAAAAAACAAATGGTTGCACCCAAAGATGAGTCCATTTGTTTTCACATAGCCCACAGCCGGCAGCGTGAAGTGGAAGTCCTCCAGGACCAGCTCCTCTATTGTTATGAAACCATAGAGGACTTAAAGCCTCGGGATGTTATTGTAATGACCCCTGATATTGAGGCCTATGCCCCTCATATAGAAGCGGTATTTGGAAACCTGTCTTCCACAGATTCCAGGTTTATTCCATTTACTATTGCCGATAAGCCCAACCGGGAGAGCGTACCTCTGCTCAAAGCACTGGAAACTCTTTTGCACCTGCCGGATTCTCGCATGGGGGTCAGTGAGGTCATGGACCTTCTTGACGTTGGGGCCTTCAGAAAACGCTTCTGCATTGAAGCAACTGATTTACCCAAATTACGGCAATGGACTGAAGGCGCCGGTATTTCCTGGGGACTGAATGGAGAACAACGAACCCTGTTCGATCTGCCCGGCGGACTGGAACAGAACACCTGGGCCTTTGGCCTTGACCGTATGCTTTTAGGCTATGCCGTGGGCAACGGCGGGGAATGGAATGGTATTGAACCCTATGACGAAGTGGGTGGGCTTGATGCGGCCTTGGTCGGGCCCTTATACGACGTAATTGGGCAACTGGAAAGCGTGTGGCAGGATCTGAACCAAACGGGAAATCCAGCGGCTTGGTGCCAGAATATCCGTAATCTGGCTCGGGACTGTTTTCTGGTCCAGGAAAGTCAGGATCAATTAACTCTCAGTCGTTTGGATCAAATTCTGGACCAGTGGCTTGATGCCTGTACCCAGGCACAGCTTGATGAAGAATTACCCCTGGCCGTAGTACGGGAATTTATACTGGCCAAAATGAAGGAGTCCAGCATCTCCCAGCGGTTTCTGGCTGGTATGGTTAATTTTGGCACATTGATGCCCATGCGGGCCATTCCCTTTAAGGTGGTCTGCCTTCTGGGTATGAATGACGGAGAATTCCCCAGAAGCCATCCCCCCCTTGATTTTGATCTAATGGCAGGCAAAGGGCTTTACCGGCCTGGAGACCGGTCCCGACGGGAGGATGACCGGTATCTTTTTCTTGAAGCCCTGCTTTCGGCCCGGGAGCGACTGTACATCTCCTATGTGGGGAGGGATGACCGGGACAACAGTGAACGCATGCCTTCGGTCCTGGTGGGACAGTTCCGGGATTATATTAAGGCCGGGTGGCGTCTGGATAATGCTGGAGACGAAAACCCAAGCAGGGCGCTGCTGGATATCCTGACCTGCCTCCATCCCCTGCAACCTTTTAGTCGGGACTATTTTCTTAATAACAACTCCGGTCTGTTTACCTACTCTCACGAGTGGAGAATCTCACTTGATTCTGAGGAGGCAAAGCGCCCAGATAAAGATAGAAATCAACTCTTGGATGCGCCTGATTTTGAAGGGATTTTAAACTTGGGCTCCCTAATTCGGTTTTTTAAAAATCCGGTCAAGTATTTTTTGAACCAGCGTCTGTCCATCCGGTTTGATGATCTGTCCCTGACCAATCAGGATCAGGAGCCTTTTGCCCTGGATTTTCTGGCGCCTTTTGGACTGGGAAAGCAACTGTTGGAAGCAGGACTTCATGCAGTGGATTCAGACGTCTGTTCTGCCGTAACAACCGAGGCCCTTCGCCTGACCCGCACAGGGAATTTGCCCATGGCCGGATTCGGTAATCTTGCTGCAGACGAACTTTCAGGACCGGTGATGAATATGTTGGAAGGCCATCAGACTCTGTTGGATCAATGGCCCTGTCCCTGCGATCCCCTAGAAATTTCCCTGAGAATTGAATCTGATAAAATGCCGGCTGCTTTTCTGGATGATTGGCTGGATAAGATATATGAAATCAATGATTCCCAAAAAACAGGAAACTTGAATAGCTTGGCCCGGTTCGCACGCTGGGATTTTTATCCAAAACCCATTATGGGGAGCAAAGGAAAGGTAAATCGAATTCACAGCCTGGCAGGGCTATGGGTGAAACATGTGGCCGGATGCGCCCAAGGTGTTCACCTTACCAGTCATCTTGTAGCTCCGGATGGGATTGCAGTTCTCTCTCCCATTACACAGTCCCAGGCCTGTACGTGTCTTGAGACCATGTTTTTTTATGTGTTTATGGGACTGAGCCGGCCTTTGCCGGTGACGGCTAAAACCGGATTGGCCTATGCCCATGCCCTGATGACTAAAAATGATGAGGACAAAGCAAAGGCTGAGGCTACAAAGACATATGAGGGGGACGGTTATAACTCAGATGGAGAACTGGGATATGATGCCTATCTCAGGCGAGCCTATCACGGATTCGACTATTTGTGGCAGGCTTATGACAATCATTTTGTTTCCCTTTGTCAAACTTTATACGAACCACTTGTCTCAGCCCTGGAAAAGGAGGTGTAACTATGGAGGAACAATTAAACCCAATGACCTTTCCTTTGAACGGGGCACGACTCATTGAGGCCAGTGCGGGAACCGGAAAAACTTACACCATCGCAGCCCTTTATCTTCGGTTGGTCCTGGGACACGGAAACAAAAACGGATTTGCCCGGCCTTTAACCCCGCCGGAAATCCTGGTCGTCACCTTTACCAATGCTGCAACCGAAGAACTTCGGGAGCGGATTCGAAGCCGGCTTACCGAAGCAGCCGGATTTTTCAGAGGAACCGGGGAGGCAGATGCCTTCCTGGAAGAACTTAAAGGTGATTACGATCCTGGTGAATGGCCGGCCATGGCCATGCGCCTGGAACAGGCAGCCCAGTGGATGGACGAATCAGCTATTCACACCATCCACGCCTGGTGTCAATGTATGCTTCGTCAACATGCCTTTGACAGCCTGTCCCTGTTCGACCTGGAACTTGCCCCAAACGATCAGGATCTGCTGGAAGAGGCGGCCTGTGATTTCTGGCGGGCCGGGTTTTATCCCCAAAGTGTTTCGGCCCTTTCAGAATTAAAGGCCGTAGCCAAGATCTCCACCCCCCAGGAGCTGCTCAAACAGGTTTTTCCCATCATTGATGCCGTGGACTGTGCCGACGGGTCAAATACGGTCGACCCGTTTGATCTATTGGATCAGCGTATACAATCCATAGAATCGGCACGGCTGGTCTGGGCCTCGGAGTTTGATCGGGCTGTTGAGCAGGTGACTAAGGCTCAGGCCGATAAGACATTGAACAATAACAAGTACCGGAAGGGCTCCCTGGAAAAATGGATTGTTCAATTGGATCAATGGGTAAACCATGGAGGCCCGTTGCCGGAGAACCAAGTCCTGGAAAAATTTTCAACCCAGGGTCTAACCGCCGGAAAATCTAAAAATAATAATCCACCGACCCATCCAGCCTATGATGCATTGGATGTGCTCAATGAGGCCCTTGCATCAAAAGACGTTAAACAGGCCCTCATCTACCATGCTGCAGCGCAGATCCGTAAAAGGGTGGCCGAGGCCAAGGACCGCCTTTCCCGAATGGGATTTAATGACCTTTTGACCCGGCTGGGTCAGGCCTTGTCCCAGTCCGAATCTGGGGGTAACCGTCTGGCCCGGGTCATCCGTGATCAGTTCCCCGTGGCGATGATTGATGAATTCCAGGATACCGATCCAGTCCAGTATAGTTCTTTTGCTGCCATTTACCAGAACCGGGAAAACACAGGACTTTTTATGATCGGTGACCCCAAACAGGCCATATATGCTTTCAGGGGTGCAGATATTCATACGTATCTCAAGGCCAAAAAGGATACCCTGGGGCACCACTATACCCTGGGAAAAAATTACCGGTCCACACATCGTATGGTGGAGGGTGTCAATCAGGTCTTTGGCTGGGCATCTCATTTTCCCGATGGCCCTTTTTTATTCAAGGACCAGATTCCATTTGATTCCGTGAAGGCCCAGGGCCGACAGGAACAACTTATGGTGGATGACCAAGAAGTTCAGGCCATGACTTTGTGGCTAATGGAGCAGGGCGAACCGGTGAACAAAACAGGGCCTGAAGGCTACATTACCAGGATGGCGCAAGCCGGCGCCCAGGAGATCGCCCGCCTGATAAG encodes the following:
- a CDS encoding LEM-3-like GIY-YIG domain-containing protein, producing MLKKNGDRFPSEVISKLKNYVYRLIDPRNGETFYVGKGKGNRIFSHVQGDTEKDALCEKMTKIREIHLAGFDVAHVIHRHGMDEKTAFEVEAALIDAYPGLTNVMTGHGNSDFGTMHAKEIIKHYCAEIAVFHHKAILISVNRSASEVSLYEATRYAWRLNKKKAEFADVILSTLQGLIVGAFVAEEWLDATDKNFPGKENIPGRYGFTGNEASKEIRDLYVDKRIPDKYRKKGAANPIKYTW
- a CDS encoding PQQ-binding-like beta-propeller repeat protein; its protein translation is MTDTMILRVEYDNSLSAISIDGKILWSVRLRDAENKRPQHCSLPVALEDGACLVALSDSICVYDANGHRVFQEQIFLPDDSGCAPNITKAGQILYSSINGEIWCVDSMGVREVGCFGYDVLPPAIYPDNSLAIAGYYGDGFCRVSLDGQMVWKTEFKEADMLPTINQDNIAAVGSKNDKKSAFFSPNGTLLGTYARASVFAEYSPDSWIARSDKWVAKLTVDGSECWTHSLRDDTNLGHCQPIVDSEGRIYLLDDGKLLCLTGEGEIVFSTDVHGSSWGGLSCVSPGKMAYVGAGMLQIIE
- the recC gene encoding exodeoxyribonuclease V subunit gamma — encoded protein: MKNNSGQSLSSGLSIIHSNHLEYLKQVAVEWIKNHPLQVLETEQFIVQSNGMAQWLKLALAANEGCGISAGIEMKLPGRYVWAAYRAVLGSDTIPEESPYDKDRLIWRIFRLLPMLSDESIFDPLNRFLEQDKDLRKRSQLAGHLADLYDQYQVYRADWLEDWAKGRNHLARVAGTPVPLNENQKWQAELWRRIKADVPDECRTIGRADLHHKFLEKARTLDGQRPGELPPRVIVFGISSLPRQVLETLYAVSSMCQVLLFVHNPCRHFWADIIEDRELLRIEHARHKTKAGMPIPLAPEQLHQHANPLLAAWGKQGRDYIGLLYGYDEPKNYETDFSQIDLFEDFTVPGAYNPILKQVQQAILDLSPLPSDEEKKQMVAPKDESICFHIAHSRQREVEVLQDQLLYCYETIEDLKPRDVIVMTPDIEAYAPHIEAVFGNLSSTDSRFIPFTIADKPNRESVPLLKALETLLHLPDSRMGVSEVMDLLDVGAFRKRFCIEATDLPKLRQWTEGAGISWGLNGEQRTLFDLPGGLEQNTWAFGLDRMLLGYAVGNGGEWNGIEPYDEVGGLDAALVGPLYDVIGQLESVWQDLNQTGNPAAWCQNIRNLARDCFLVQESQDQLTLSRLDQILDQWLDACTQAQLDEELPLAVVREFILAKMKESSISQRFLAGMVNFGTLMPMRAIPFKVVCLLGMNDGEFPRSHPPLDFDLMAGKGLYRPGDRSRREDDRYLFLEALLSARERLYISYVGRDDRDNSERMPSVLVGQFRDYIKAGWRLDNAGDENPSRALLDILTCLHPLQPFSRDYFLNNNSGLFTYSHEWRISLDSEEAKRPDKDRNQLLDAPDFEGILNLGSLIRFFKNPVKYFLNQRLSIRFDDLSLTNQDQEPFALDFLAPFGLGKQLLEAGLHAVDSDVCSAVTTEALRLTRTGNLPMAGFGNLAADELSGPVMNMLEGHQTLLDQWPCPCDPLEISLRIESDKMPAAFLDDWLDKIYEINDSQKTGNLNSLARFARWDFYPKPIMGSKGKVNRIHSLAGLWVKHVAGCAQGVHLTSHLVAPDGIAVLSPITQSQACTCLETMFFYVFMGLSRPLPVTAKTGLAYAHALMTKNDEDKAKAEATKTYEGDGYNSDGELGYDAYLRRAYHGFDYLWQAYDNHFVSLCQTLYEPLVSALEKEV